In the Gopherus flavomarginatus isolate rGopFla2 chromosome 6, rGopFla2.mat.asm, whole genome shotgun sequence genome, one interval contains:
- the NR2C2 gene encoding nuclear receptor subfamily 2 group C member 2 isoform X5 yields the protein MATNMEVLAQQIVETQQVAEVQTVQTSLSESPVMTSPSQRIQIISTDSSVASPQRIQIVTDQQTGQKIQIVTAVDSSVSPKQQFILTSPDGTGTGKVILAAPETSNAKQLIFTTTDNIVPGRIQIVTDSASVERLLGKADVQRPQVVEYCVVCGDKASGRHYGAVSCEGCKGFFKRSVRKNLTYSCRSNQDCIINKHHRNRCQFCRLKKCLEMGMKMESVQSERKPFDVQREKPTNCAASTEKIYIRKDLRSPLIATPTFVADKDGARSTGLLDPGMLVNIQQPLIRDDGTVLLATDSKAETSQGALGTLANVVTSLASLSESLNNGGTSEIQQEDQSASEITRAFDTLAKALNTTDGTVAQNLADGMDPTGGGNIHVISRDQSTPIIEVEGPLLTDTHVTFKLTMPSPMPEYLNVHYICESASRLLFLSMHWARSIPAFQALGQDCNTSLVRACWNELFTLGLAQCAQVMSLSTILAAIVNHLQNSIQEEVEEPDVYVARKLQNTTYVMKLARISTRMKISFPETE from the exons GTACAGACTGTTCAGACATCATTATCTGAATCTCCAGTGATGACCAGCCCCTCTCAACGTATCCAAATTATCTCTACAGACTCTTCTGTAGCTTCACCACAGCGCATTCAG ATTGTGACAGATCAGCAAACAGGACAGAAAATCCAGATAGTTACAGCAGTGGACTCATCAGTGTCTCCGAAGCAACAGTTTATCTTGACCAGTCCAGATGGAACTGGAACAGGAAAGGTGATATTGGCAGCACCTGAAACATCTAATGCCAAGCAACTTATCTTTACTACCACTGACAACATTGTACCAGGCAGAATTCAG ATTGTGACAGACTCTGCTTCAGTGGAACGTTTGTTGGGTAAAGCTGATGTCCAGCGACCACAAGTAGTAGAATATTGTGTTGTTTGTGGAGATAAAGCGTCAG GTCGTCACTATGGCGCTGTCAGTTGCGAGGGATGCAAAGGTTTCTTTAAAAGGAGTGTAAGGAAGAATTTGACCTACAGTTGTCGTAGCAACCAGGACTGTATCATCAATAAACACCATCGGAATCGTTGCCAGTTTTGTAGGCTTAAGAAGTGCCTAGAGATGGGCATGAAAATGGAAT CTGTTCAGAGTGAAAGAAAGCCCTTTGATGTGCAACGGGAGAAACCAACCAACTGTGCAGCTTCAACTGAAAAAATCTATATCAGGAAAGACCTAAGAAGCCCTCTCATAGCAACACCAACATTTGTAGCAGATAAAGATGGTGCCCG GTCAACAGGTCTTCTTGATCCAGGAATGCTTGTGAATATTCAGCAGCCATTGATACGGGATGATGGTACAGTCCTGCTAGCTACAGACTCCAAG GCTGAGACAAGTCAGGGTGCTTTAGGAACACTGGCAAATGTTGTAACATCCCTTGCCAGCCTCAGTGAGTCACTTAATAATGGAGGTACTTCTGAAATCCAACAAGAGGATCAATCTGCAAGCGAGATCACTCG GGCATTTGATACTTTAGCTAAAGCACTTAATACCACAGATGGCACAGTAGCTCAGAACTTGGCAGATGGGATGGATCCTACAGGAGGAGGGAATATTCACGTAATCAGCAGAGATCAGTCAACACCAATCATTGAAGTGGAAGGACCCCTGCTTACAGATACACATGTCACATTTAAG CTAACAATGCCTAGTCCAATGCCAGAGTACCTTAATGTACATTACATCTGTGAGTCAGCATCACGACTGCTTTTCCTCTCAATGCACTGGGCTAGATCCATCCCTGCTTTTCAAGCACTTGG ACAGGACTGTAACACAAGCCTAGTTCGTGCCTGCTGGAATGAGCTATTTACCTTAGGCCTAGCACAGTGTGCCCAGGTGATGAGTCTATCTACTATCCTAGCAGCTATCGTCAACCACCTGCAGAACAGCATACAGGAAG AAGTAGAAGAACCAGACGTATATGTAGCCAGAAAATTACAGAATACTACATATGTCATGAAACTAGCAAGGATTAGTACCAGGATGAAG ATAAGCTTTCCGGAGACAGAATAA
- the NR2C2 gene encoding nuclear receptor subfamily 2 group C member 2 isoform X4, whose translation MATNMEVLAQQIVETQQVAEVQTVQTSLSESPVMTSPSQRIQIISTDSSVASPQRIQIVTDQQTGQKIQIVTAVDSSVSPKQQFILTSPDGTGTGKVILAAPETSNAKQLIFTTTDNIVPGRIQIVTDSASVERLLGKADVQRPQVVEYCVVCGDKASGRHYGAVSCEGCKGFFKRSVRKNLTYSCRSNQDCIINKHHRNRCQFCRLKKCLEMGMKMESVQSERKPFDVQREKPTNCAASTEKIYIRKDLRSPLIATPTFVADKDGARSTGLLDPGMLVNIQQPLIRDDGTVLLATDSKAETSQGALGTLANVVTSLASLSESLNNGGTSEIQQEDQSASEITRAFDTLAKALNTTDGTVAQNLADGMDPTGGGNIHVISRDQSTPIIEVEGPLLTDTHVTFKLTMPSPMPEYLNVHYICESASRLLFLSMHWARSIPAFQALGQDCNTSLVRACWNELFTLGLAQCAQVMSLSTILAAIVNHLQNSIQEEVEEPDVYVARKLQNTTYVMKLARISTRMKSLSEKNFIVSPDPSRPPQYLALLLGICTEKRIWLYIRSCCVISRF comes from the exons GTACAGACTGTTCAGACATCATTATCTGAATCTCCAGTGATGACCAGCCCCTCTCAACGTATCCAAATTATCTCTACAGACTCTTCTGTAGCTTCACCACAGCGCATTCAG ATTGTGACAGATCAGCAAACAGGACAGAAAATCCAGATAGTTACAGCAGTGGACTCATCAGTGTCTCCGAAGCAACAGTTTATCTTGACCAGTCCAGATGGAACTGGAACAGGAAAGGTGATATTGGCAGCACCTGAAACATCTAATGCCAAGCAACTTATCTTTACTACCACTGACAACATTGTACCAGGCAGAATTCAG ATTGTGACAGACTCTGCTTCAGTGGAACGTTTGTTGGGTAAAGCTGATGTCCAGCGACCACAAGTAGTAGAATATTGTGTTGTTTGTGGAGATAAAGCGTCAG GTCGTCACTATGGCGCTGTCAGTTGCGAGGGATGCAAAGGTTTCTTTAAAAGGAGTGTAAGGAAGAATTTGACCTACAGTTGTCGTAGCAACCAGGACTGTATCATCAATAAACACCATCGGAATCGTTGCCAGTTTTGTAGGCTTAAGAAGTGCCTAGAGATGGGCATGAAAATGGAAT CTGTTCAGAGTGAAAGAAAGCCCTTTGATGTGCAACGGGAGAAACCAACCAACTGTGCAGCTTCAACTGAAAAAATCTATATCAGGAAAGACCTAAGAAGCCCTCTCATAGCAACACCAACATTTGTAGCAGATAAAGATGGTGCCCG GTCAACAGGTCTTCTTGATCCAGGAATGCTTGTGAATATTCAGCAGCCATTGATACGGGATGATGGTACAGTCCTGCTAGCTACAGACTCCAAG GCTGAGACAAGTCAGGGTGCTTTAGGAACACTGGCAAATGTTGTAACATCCCTTGCCAGCCTCAGTGAGTCACTTAATAATGGAGGTACTTCTGAAATCCAACAAGAGGATCAATCTGCAAGCGAGATCACTCG GGCATTTGATACTTTAGCTAAAGCACTTAATACCACAGATGGCACAGTAGCTCAGAACTTGGCAGATGGGATGGATCCTACAGGAGGAGGGAATATTCACGTAATCAGCAGAGATCAGTCAACACCAATCATTGAAGTGGAAGGACCCCTGCTTACAGATACACATGTCACATTTAAG CTAACAATGCCTAGTCCAATGCCAGAGTACCTTAATGTACATTACATCTGTGAGTCAGCATCACGACTGCTTTTCCTCTCAATGCACTGGGCTAGATCCATCCCTGCTTTTCAAGCACTTGG ACAGGACTGTAACACAAGCCTAGTTCGTGCCTGCTGGAATGAGCTATTTACCTTAGGCCTAGCACAGTGTGCCCAGGTGATGAGTCTATCTACTATCCTAGCAGCTATCGTCAACCACCTGCAGAACAGCATACAGGAAG AAGTAGAAGAACCAGACGTATATGTAGCCAGAAAATTACAGAATACTACATATGTCATGAAACTAGCAAGGATTAGTACCAGGATGAAG AGCCTGAGTGAAAAGAATTTCATTGTCAGCCCTGACCCTTCCAGACCTCCTCAGTACCTAGCCTTGTTACTTGGGATTTGCACTGAGAAGAGGATTTGGCTCTATATAAGGTCATGTTGTGTCATTTCAAGGTTCTGA
- the NR2C2 gene encoding nuclear receptor subfamily 2 group C member 2 isoform X2 has translation MTSPSQRIQIISTDSSVASPQRIQIVTDQQTGQKIQIVTAVDSSVSPKQQFILTSPDGTGTGKVILAAPETSNAKQLIFTTTDNIVPGRIQIVTDSASVERLLGKADVQRPQVVEYCVVCGDKASGRHYGAVSCEGCKGFFKRSVRKNLTYSCRSNQDCIINKHHRNRCQFCRLKKCLEMGMKMESVQSERKPFDVQREKPTNCAASTEKIYIRKDLRSPLIATPTFVADKDGARSTGLLDPGMLVNIQQPLIRDDGTVLLATDSKAETSQGALGTLANVVTSLASLSESLNNGGTSEIQQEDQSASEITRAFDTLAKALNTTDGTVAQNLADGMDPTGGGNIHVISRDQSTPIIEVEGPLLTDTHVTFKLTMPSPMPEYLNVHYICESASRLLFLSMHWARSIPAFQALGQDCNTSLVRACWNELFTLGLAQCAQVMSLSTILAAIVNHLQNSIQEDKLSGDRIKQVMEHIWKLQEFCNSMAKLDIDGYEYAYLKAIVLFSPDHPGLTSSSQIEKFQEKAQMELQDYVQKTYPEDTYRLARILVRLPALRLMSSSITEELFFTGLIGNVPIDSIIPYILKMETAEYNGQITGTSA, from the exons ATGACCAGCCCCTCTCAACGTATCCAAATTATCTCTACAGACTCTTCTGTAGCTTCACCACAGCGCATTCAG ATTGTGACAGATCAGCAAACAGGACAGAAAATCCAGATAGTTACAGCAGTGGACTCATCAGTGTCTCCGAAGCAACAGTTTATCTTGACCAGTCCAGATGGAACTGGAACAGGAAAGGTGATATTGGCAGCACCTGAAACATCTAATGCCAAGCAACTTATCTTTACTACCACTGACAACATTGTACCAGGCAGAATTCAG ATTGTGACAGACTCTGCTTCAGTGGAACGTTTGTTGGGTAAAGCTGATGTCCAGCGACCACAAGTAGTAGAATATTGTGTTGTTTGTGGAGATAAAGCGTCAG GTCGTCACTATGGCGCTGTCAGTTGCGAGGGATGCAAAGGTTTCTTTAAAAGGAGTGTAAGGAAGAATTTGACCTACAGTTGTCGTAGCAACCAGGACTGTATCATCAATAAACACCATCGGAATCGTTGCCAGTTTTGTAGGCTTAAGAAGTGCCTAGAGATGGGCATGAAAATGGAAT CTGTTCAGAGTGAAAGAAAGCCCTTTGATGTGCAACGGGAGAAACCAACCAACTGTGCAGCTTCAACTGAAAAAATCTATATCAGGAAAGACCTAAGAAGCCCTCTCATAGCAACACCAACATTTGTAGCAGATAAAGATGGTGCCCG GTCAACAGGTCTTCTTGATCCAGGAATGCTTGTGAATATTCAGCAGCCATTGATACGGGATGATGGTACAGTCCTGCTAGCTACAGACTCCAAG GCTGAGACAAGTCAGGGTGCTTTAGGAACACTGGCAAATGTTGTAACATCCCTTGCCAGCCTCAGTGAGTCACTTAATAATGGAGGTACTTCTGAAATCCAACAAGAGGATCAATCTGCAAGCGAGATCACTCG GGCATTTGATACTTTAGCTAAAGCACTTAATACCACAGATGGCACAGTAGCTCAGAACTTGGCAGATGGGATGGATCCTACAGGAGGAGGGAATATTCACGTAATCAGCAGAGATCAGTCAACACCAATCATTGAAGTGGAAGGACCCCTGCTTACAGATACACATGTCACATTTAAG CTAACAATGCCTAGTCCAATGCCAGAGTACCTTAATGTACATTACATCTGTGAGTCAGCATCACGACTGCTTTTCCTCTCAATGCACTGGGCTAGATCCATCCCTGCTTTTCAAGCACTTGG ACAGGACTGTAACACAAGCCTAGTTCGTGCCTGCTGGAATGAGCTATTTACCTTAGGCCTAGCACAGTGTGCCCAGGTGATGAGTCTATCTACTATCCTAGCAGCTATCGTCAACCACCTGCAGAACAGCATACAGGAAG ATAAGCTTTCCGGAGACAGAATAAAGCAAGTCATGGAACACATCTGGAAACTTCAGGAGTTCTGTAACAGCATGGCCAAGCTTGATATTGATGGATATGAATATGCATACCTTAAAGCTATAGTCCTCTTTAGCCCTG atCACCCTGGTCTGACAAGTTCAAGCCAAATAGAAAAATTCCAAGAGAAGGCACAGATGGAGTTGCAAGACTATGTCCAAAAAACCTATCCGGAAGATACTTATAG